In one window of Sciurus carolinensis chromosome X, mSciCar1.2, whole genome shotgun sequence DNA:
- the Mageh1 gene encoding melanoma-associated antigen H1: MPRGRKSRRRRNARAAEENRNNRKIQASEASETPMAASVVPSTPEDDLSGPEEDPSTPEEASTTPEEASSTALVQKPSVARSNFQGTKKSLLMSILALIFIMGNSAKEALVWKVLGKLGMQPGRQHSIFGDPKKVVTEEFVRRGYLIYKPVPRSSPVEYEFFWGPRAHVESSKLKVMHFVARVRNRCSKDWPCNYDWDSDDDAEVEAILNSGARGYSAP; encoded by the coding sequence ATGCCTCGGGGAAGGAAGAGTCGGCGCCGCCGTAATGCAAGGGCCGCAGAAGAGAACCGCAATAATCGCAAGATCCAGGCCTCAGAGGCCTCTGAGACCCCAATGGCTGCTTCTGTGGTCCCGAGCACCCCAGAAGACGACCTGAGCGGCCCAGAGGAAGACCCAAGCACTCCGGAGGAGGCCTCCACCACTCCTGAGGAAGCCTCTAGCACTGCCCTAGTGCAAAAGCCTTCGGTAGCCCGGAGCAATTTTCAGGGCACTAAGAAAAGTCTCCTGATGTCCATATTAGCCCTCATCTTCATCATGGGCAACAGCGCAAAAGAGGCCCTGGTGTGGAAAGTGCTGGGGAAGTTAGGAATGCAGCCTGGGCGGCAGCACAGCATCTTTGGAGATCCGAAGAAGGTCGTTACAGAAGAGTTTGTGCGCAGGGGGTACCTGATTTATAAGCCAGTGCCCCGCAGCAGTCCAGTGGAGTACGAGTTCTTCTGGGGCCCTCGAGCTCACGTGGAGTCAAGCAAGCTGAAAGTCATGCATTTTGTGGCAAGGGTTCGTAACCGATGCTCCAAGGACTGGCCATGTAATTATGATTGGGATTCGGACGACGATGCAGAGGTTGAGGCTATCCTTAATTCAGGTGCTAGGGGTTACTCTGCCCCCTAG